In Methanosarcina siciliae T4/M, one genomic interval encodes:
- a CDS encoding alpha-amylase family glycosyl hydrolase produces MENLPNKPELLPLHKLGAREDKQTSGRINFGLFLPGVSEEGENELLVRVIHEKDQFLQDIPPMDFEMEHSKDPDYGDYWSATINIKAEDKLKPYSAWGTPGKYVYRYCLKTSKKPELIDWIIDPFAREFGIGKLSAFTLGYEPYEWDKHELAWKTPFVNDIILYELMISEFADDIEGTIAHLDYLADLGINCIELMPLSNVEKRVDWGFAPIGYFGVDERFGNRKDMQKLIDAAHQKGIAVIVDSVYAHTSHLFPYYYVYNELGYPQDENPFMGPFAENALGISTDFNHKFVRDFFLTVNNHWLDSYHVDGFRYDYVPGYWLDNSDNGYTKLVRDTYQLVKAKKGSSNHWQRFFEGESVNLIQCAEQLQKPVEILNKTHSNCTWQNGTLSTAREIAGNPGKLTDLGFLFGLVDYPAEVQNNGDKLTKTTLQYLENHDHSRFICTFGTVPGDNELLKEGNRALWYRVQPYLIGLLTAKGIPMLWQGQEFGENYFLPKEGWGRVLLYRPVRWEYFYTSEGRSLVNLVRKLVKLRRNKPQFSRGEHYFCNDYALYQSRNLMLFSRTYNGVFSLVALNFGARAQAVSFKFPSAGNYREELHGKDNLMGVSAGEDVQLNIPGNYGRIWTLET; encoded by the coding sequence GTGGAAAACTTGCCAAACAAACCTGAACTTCTACCGCTCCACAAGCTTGGGGCCCGGGAAGATAAACAGACTTCCGGGAGAATAAATTTCGGGCTTTTTTTACCGGGTGTGTCGGAAGAAGGAGAAAATGAGCTCCTTGTGAGGGTTATTCATGAAAAAGACCAGTTCCTTCAGGATATACCTCCAATGGACTTTGAAATGGAACATTCGAAGGACCCGGATTATGGGGATTACTGGTCTGCAACGATAAATATCAAAGCTGAAGATAAGCTCAAACCTTATTCTGCATGGGGAACCCCTGGAAAGTATGTCTATCGGTATTGCCTTAAAACCTCGAAAAAGCCAGAACTTATTGACTGGATTATCGATCCATTCGCCAGGGAATTCGGGATCGGGAAATTATCCGCCTTCACCCTCGGGTACGAACCCTATGAGTGGGACAAACATGAGCTGGCATGGAAAACCCCTTTCGTAAATGACATTATCCTCTATGAGCTCATGATCAGCGAGTTTGCGGATGATATAGAAGGGACGATTGCCCATCTGGATTACCTCGCAGACCTGGGAATTAATTGTATAGAACTGATGCCTCTTTCAAACGTTGAGAAAAGGGTGGACTGGGGATTTGCCCCGATAGGGTATTTCGGGGTGGACGAGCGTTTCGGAAATCGAAAAGACATGCAAAAGTTGATTGATGCGGCTCACCAGAAAGGCATTGCAGTCATAGTGGATTCGGTTTATGCGCATACAAGCCATCTTTTTCCGTATTACTATGTTTACAACGAACTTGGATACCCTCAGGACGAGAACCCCTTCATGGGCCCTTTCGCTGAAAATGCTTTAGGAATAAGTACGGACTTCAACCACAAATTTGTCCGGGATTTCTTTTTGACGGTCAACAACCACTGGCTTGACAGCTATCATGTAGATGGTTTCAGATACGACTACGTGCCCGGGTACTGGCTAGATAATTCGGACAACGGTTATACGAAACTTGTACGGGACACTTACCAGCTGGTTAAAGCAAAAAAAGGTTCTTCCAATCACTGGCAACGTTTTTTTGAAGGAGAATCCGTAAACCTCATCCAATGTGCCGAGCAGCTTCAAAAACCTGTAGAAATCCTGAATAAAACTCACAGTAACTGTACCTGGCAAAACGGGACACTGTCAACAGCCAGGGAAATAGCCGGGAATCCCGGGAAGTTGACCGACCTGGGCTTCCTTTTTGGCCTCGTTGATTATCCGGCAGAAGTTCAGAACAACGGGGATAAACTCACAAAAACGACTCTGCAGTACCTGGAAAATCATGACCATTCCCGTTTTATCTGTACTTTTGGAACCGTTCCCGGTGATAATGAACTTTTAAAAGAAGGGAACCGTGCCCTCTGGTACCGGGTACAGCCTTACCTGATAGGCCTGCTTACGGCAAAAGGAATTCCTATGTTATGGCAGGGGCAGGAATTTGGCGAAAATTACTTCCTTCCTAAGGAAGGGTGGGGAAGAGTGCTTTTGTACAGACCCGTGCGCTGGGAATATTTCTATACTTCCGAAGGCAGGTCACTGGTCAATCTTGTCAGGAAACTTGTTAAGCTTCGCAGGAATAAACCTCAGTTTTCCCGAGGAGAGCATTACTTCTGCAATGATTATGCCCTCTATCAGTCCCGAAATCTTATGCTGTTTTCCCGAACTTACAACGGAGTTTTCAGCCTGGTAGCATTGAACTTCGGAGCCCGGGCGCAGGCGGTATCTTTCAAGTTTCCATCCGCGGGCAACTACAGGGAAGAACTTCACGGGAAGGATAATTTAATGGGAGTTTCTGCGGGGGAGGACGTTCAGCTTAATATTCCTGGCAACTACGGAAGGATCTGGACACTGGAAACTTGA
- a CDS encoding uroporphyrinogen-III synthase produces the protein MTEKKIPVLAIMRPESYREKSEAIARDYGFEPVYAPMIRLEGLKDEGFEPFVRRVIDGTSDYVVFTSANGITFTLDKLTEPDKEAFITALKKTRVIAIGPNTEKELVKIGIEKPFLPGDYSSEGIVEALCSEVKGKTVDLARSAFGAKVLIEGLEQCGATVYETHVYTLSIPEGTVQKELIERTLAGEVDAFAFTSSMMVKGFMKHAEKLGAGDTIKETLSGAVVGAIGTPTGNTLKKHGVNADVIPEEFTFEALIKAMKKEL, from the coding sequence ATGACAGAAAAAAAAATTCCCGTACTTGCAATCATGAGGCCCGAAAGCTACAGGGAAAAGTCCGAGGCAATTGCAAGGGACTATGGCTTTGAGCCCGTCTATGCCCCCATGATCCGGCTTGAAGGCTTAAAAGACGAAGGATTCGAGCCTTTCGTGCGGAGGGTCATTGACGGGACTTCGGATTACGTTGTATTTACAAGCGCAAACGGGATAACTTTCACACTGGACAAACTCACGGAACCTGATAAAGAAGCCTTCATAACAGCCCTGAAAAAGACCCGGGTAATAGCAATTGGTCCGAACACGGAAAAAGAGCTGGTAAAAATAGGGATTGAAAAGCCTTTCCTCCCCGGAGATTACAGTTCCGAAGGAATCGTAGAAGCTCTCTGCTCCGAAGTAAAAGGAAAAACGGTTGACCTTGCAAGGAGCGCTTTTGGGGCTAAGGTTTTAATAGAAGGCCTTGAACAGTGCGGAGCAACCGTCTATGAGACTCATGTGTACACTCTCAGTATCCCTGAAGGAACAGTCCAGAAAGAGCTTATAGAACGCACCCTTGCAGGAGAAGTTGATGCCTTTGCCTTTACGAGTTCTATGATGGTCAAAGGCTTCATGAAGCATGCGGAAAAGTTGGGAGCAGGAGATACAATAAAAGAGACCCTCAGCGGGGCCGTTGTAGGTGCAATCGGAACCCCCACGGGAAATACCCTGAAAAAACATGGGGTCAATGCAGACGTAATCCCTGAGGAGTTCACCTTTGAAGCCCTGATAAAGGCTATGAAAAAAGAGCTATGA
- the cobA gene encoding uroporphyrinogen-III C-methyltransferase: MSENYGKVYLVGSGPGDPELLTLKARRLIDNAEVIVYDQLPGKAILGSMPERAEKIDVGKYAGNHTMTQSEINEVLVLKAKEGKMVVRLKGGDPYVFGRGGEEAEVLVAEGIEFEIVPGITSAIAVPAYAGIPVTHRESTSMVTFITGHEDPTKEESGLDWETLAKFDGTIVIFMGVKMLRRNTGELMKYGKDPKTPVAVIERGTRPDQRVTVGTLENIADLAEERKVKAPAITVVGDVVNLHKILGEQLTGVDF, encoded by the coding sequence ATGTCAGAAAATTACGGAAAAGTTTACCTTGTGGGTTCGGGTCCCGGAGACCCTGAACTTCTCACTCTGAAAGCCCGCAGGCTTATAGACAACGCAGAAGTAATCGTCTACGACCAGCTTCCGGGAAAAGCTATCCTGGGTTCCATGCCGGAAAGGGCGGAAAAAATCGATGTTGGGAAATATGCCGGGAACCACACGATGACCCAGTCCGAAATCAATGAAGTGCTTGTCCTGAAAGCAAAGGAAGGAAAGATGGTGGTCCGGCTGAAAGGCGGAGACCCTTACGTATTCGGAAGGGGAGGAGAAGAAGCCGAGGTGCTTGTAGCAGAGGGCATCGAATTCGAAATAGTTCCCGGGATCACCTCTGCAATTGCAGTACCTGCCTATGCGGGAATTCCGGTAACCCACAGGGAAAGCACGTCGATGGTCACCTTTATAACAGGGCACGAGGACCCGACAAAAGAGGAAAGCGGCCTGGACTGGGAGACCCTGGCCAAGTTCGACGGGACCATTGTAATCTTTATGGGCGTAAAGATGCTCAGGCGGAATACCGGAGAGCTCATGAAATACGGGAAGGACCCGAAAACCCCTGTTGCAGTGATCGAGAGGGGAACCCGGCCTGACCAGCGGGTAACCGTAGGCACCCTTGAAAACATCGCTGACCTGGCAGAAGAAAGAAAAGTAAAGGCTCCTGCCATCACGGTTGTAGGCGACGTTGTCAACCTGCACAAGATCCTTGGAGAACAGCTGACAGGAGTGGATTTTTAA